One Castanea sativa cultivar Marrone di Chiusa Pesio chromosome 4, ASM4071231v1 DNA window includes the following coding sequences:
- the LOC142631101 gene encoding protein FAR1-RELATED SEQUENCE 5-like, with protein MELRCGYEAQMVISRQKSGKYRITLFEAKHNHEVVTPRSKHKLPSQRKISAAQAAEAELANCSGIRQKLVFEFMSKQVGGRENLGFTLKDISNHLQSKWMREMKEGEAFTLIHYFEMRKSENASFFYEIQLDVDDQITNIFWADPKMVVDYDLFGDVVCFDTTYRTNKNHRPLAPIIGVNHHRQTVVFGAVLLYDETAETFSWLFQTLLKATCGKKPVTIFTDQDPAMAKAIAEVLPESHHHLCRWHIYQNALKKLNRYFQSSNSFAAEFKSCMCDHEYEDDFFQAWESMLDKHGLQENSWLKFIFEVREKWAMVYGRNHFCANITTTQLSESFNSRLRHYLKSTNNVLEFFSHFDRLLEDLRHNELDSNYDMSQRLPVLKVEVLLLKNSRDVYTPKIFNFFQEEYKKSLDMVVNTCYDIAPLFEYKVCMYGHTREHKVIFNSTDQTVVCSCKKFEFAGFLCSHALKVLDIQNIKLLPSRYILKRWTKQARVGCVLDTYGCIVKEDPKLDITNRYKDLCRNAVNIASKAAETEEASMFLAKKMVELNLDVERILKKKTDLPSNKIGMDPSHNEHVDVASVITAYKATGIKKKIGASHVKGRPKSFIEKGSRKRRHPCGETPVTSTTVNIPASLSVDYTQVTQASSIGFDYSARDVGTSSH; from the exons ATGGAATTAAGATGTGGTTACGAAGCCCAAATGGTTATCAGTCGTCAAAAAAGTGGTAAATATCGTATTACCCTTTTTGAAGCGAAACACAATCATGAAGTTGTAACTCCACGAAGTAAACACAAATTGCCATCACAAAGGAAGATATCAGCTGCCCAAGCAGCAGAAGCTGAATTAGCAAATTGCTCTGGGATTAGgcaaaaattagtttttgagtTCATGAGTAAACAAGTTGGAGGTAGGGAAAATCTTGGTTTTACTCTTAAAGATATCAGTAATCATTTACAATCTAAATGGATGAGGGAAATGAAAGAGGGAGAAGCATTTACCCTTATTCATTATTTTGAGATGAGAAAGTCTGAAAATGCTTCATTTTTCTATGAGATACAGTTGGATGTTGATGATCAAATAACTAATATATTTTGGGCAGATCCTAAAATGGTTGTGGATTATGATTTATTTGGTGATGTAGTTTGTTTTGATACTACGTATCGAACCAATAAAAACCATCGACCATTGGCACCTATAATTGGAGTGAATCATCATAGACAAACTGTGGTCTTTGGTGCTGTATTGTTGTATGATGAAACAGCTGAAACTTTTTCGTGGTTATTTCAAACCCTCTTAAAAGCAACGTGTGGAAAGAAGCCGGTTACAATTTTTACTGATCAAGATCCAGCAATGGCTAAAGCAATTGCAGAAGTGTTACCAGAATCTCATCATCATTTATGCCGATGGCATATATATCAAAATGCTCTCAAAAAACTCAACAGGTattttcaaagttcaaattcaTTTGCTGCAGAATTTAAAAGTTGTATGTGTGATCATGAGTATGAGGATGATTTTTTTCAAGCATGGGAATCAATGTTAGATAAACATGGTCTTCAAGAAAATAGCTGGTTGAAATTCATTTTTGAAGTTAGAGAAAAATGGGCGATGGTATATGGTAGAAATCATTTTTGTGCAAATATAACGACCACACAATTGAGTGAAAGCTTCAATAGTCGCTTGAGACATTATCTAAAGTCAACCAACAATGTGCTGgaattttttagtcattttgacAGGTTACTTGAAGACCTACGCCACAATGAGTTGGATTCCAATTATGACATGAGCCAACGTTTGCCAGTTTTGAAAGTGGAAGTGCTTTTATTGAAGAACTCAAGGGATGTTTACACACCCAAaatctttaatttctttcaaGAAGAGTATAAGAAGTCTTTGGACATGGTTGTTAATACATGCTATGATATTGCACCATTGTTTGAGTACAAGGTTTGCATGTATGGGCATACTCGAGAACATAAGGTTATCTTCAATTCTACGGACCAAACAGTTGTTTGCAGTTGTAAGAAATTTGAGTTTGCTGGGTTTTTATGTAGTCATGCATTAAAGGTGTTAgatattcaaaatataaaactacTTCCTTCTCGATACATTTTGAAGCGATGGACTAAGCAAGCGAGAGTTGGATGTGTACTAGATACCTATGGTTGCATTGTGAAAGAAGATCCTAAGTTGGATATAACAAATCGATACAAAGATTTGTGTCGTAATGCAGTAAACATTGCAAGTAAGGCTGCTGAAACTGAAGAAGCATCTATGTTTTTAGCTAAGAAGATGGTTGAATTAAATCTTGATGTGGAaaggattttgaaaaaaaaaacagatttacCTTCCAATAAAATTGGGATGGATCCTTCTCATAATGAACATGTTGATGTTGCATCTGTCATAACAGCTTATAAAGCAACTgggattaagaaaaaaataggtgcATCTCATGTTAAAGGTCGGCCTAAAAGTTTTATTGAAAAAGGATCAAGGAAAAGGAGGCATCCTTGTGGAGAAACTCCTGTGACAAGTACTACTGTCAACATCCCAGCTTCTTTATCTGTTGACTATACACAAGTAACACAG GCATCAAGCATTGGGTTTGATTATTCTGCAAGGGATGTCGGTACTAGTAGTCATTAG
- the LOC142630334 gene encoding auxilin-related protein 2 isoform X2, with product MNDFEGLLASDFGFKPQGKSAPMAGSKSTSATTVGGSSTRPRSSSNSFEDRDSLFTTNPQQKPQDFGSGFGDLFGSARYATKSETTAAASSSFNFDMFRDSGAPVKSSSSSSAPPPPVYDKPVYDDDIFDGVPGLKSSSASAKYEDVFTSVAASSSPPKRSGSGSDAFDDLLGGFGKVERESKGSGVNVKRSQREEKKSVPDFDDLLPGFGGSRVPSERPTSETSWSSEPTVNAARSPSSDMEDPFKILESTTRPVVSSPEHFVDPLEEISKLNNSRSTKSEDFSAANGGVYDDADPFEGLGKSVPAFSSERNNKGKDKSPSRTDTNASWNRTSTSKESIQRTSVRSPESHSQRKTPVQSDQESHQTPFDMPTFSSDSHKSFGQTASPPSYVNASSNEANVHVDMSPRSEENLESSEDVWLTVSEIPLFTQPTSAPPPSRPPPPRPVQVSNSRGRSGSPAYTNSRKMNEYNSFPNSARFSQGPKSASAAASDSVASPFDDLEDFATGRSQNNVDESANGVPSEELEMNSVAAAMKEAMDKAEAKFRHAREVRERESTKAARSRDTVQLEKDERTTQDERVLREKQERIDRERLQRERAEEEREQKRLQKERERAREIEREREEKEREQRRLEKERERARQAVERATREARERAAIDARLRAEKAAVEKANSEARERAERAAVQRAQAEARERAAADAKERAERAATEAKERAAVARAEAEARVRAERAAVERAAAEARERAAAAARMNQQKNENDLESFFSMGRASSVPRPRGNSSNRQEPEVARKSATASTNIRKANSATNIVDDLSSIFGAAPSSGEFQDVEGETEDRRRARLERHQRTQERAAKALAEKNERDLQTQREQAERHRIAETLDAEIKRWASGKEGNLRALLSTMQYVLWPECGWQPVSLTDMITGPAVKKAYRKATLCIHPDKVQQKGATLQQKYVAEKVFDLLKEAWNKFNSEELF from the exons ATGAACGACTTCGAGGGCCTATTAGCCTCCGATTTTGGCTTCAAACCCCAAGGCAAATCGGCTCCGATGGCCGGTTCCAAATCCACCTCCGCCACCACCGTCGGAGGATCATCAACGCGTCCTCGCTCCTCCTCCAATTCCTTCGAGGATCGCGATTCTCTCTTCACCACCAACCCGCAGCAGAAACCCCAAGATTTCGGTTCCGGATTCGGCGATCTCTTCGGCTCCGCTCGCTACGCCACCAAATCGGAGACCACCGCCGCGGCTTCTTCCTCCTTCAATTTCGATATGTTTCGCGATTCCGGTGCTCCGGTGAAGTCTTCGTCTTCATCGTCGGCGCCTCCTCCTCCGGTCTACGACAAGCCGGTTTACGATGATGACATTTTCGACGGCGTCCCCGGGCTCAAGAGCTCGTCGGCTAGCGCGAAGTACGAAGACGTTTTCACGTCGGTTGCAGCTTCATCGTCGCCGCCGAAACGGAGCGGCAGCGGGAGCGATGCGTTTGACGATCTTCTAGGGGGGTTCGGGAAGGTGGAGCGTGAGTCAAAGGGTTCGGGCGTAAATGTAAAGCGATCGCAGAGGGAGGAGAAGAAGAGTGTGCCGGATTTCGATGATTTGCTACCCGGCTTCGGTGGTTCTAGGGTTCCTAGTGAAAG GCCAACTTCAGAGACCAGTTGGTCCTCAGAACCAACTGTCAATGCAGCTAGATCTCCCTCCAGCGACATGGAAGACCCCTTTAAAATATTAGAATCAACTACACGTCCTGTTGTTTCATCTCCTGAGCACTTTGTTGATCCATTAGAAGAAATTAGTAAGCTCAATAATTCACGAAGCACAAAAAGTGAGGATTTTTCTGCTGCTAATGGAGGAGTATATGATGATGCTGACCCCTTTGAAGGCCTTGGGAAATCTGTACCAGCATTTTCATCAGAGAGGAATAACAAGGGGAAGGACAAGAGTCCTTCAAGGACAGATACGAACGCGAGTTGGAACAGAACTTCCACTAGTAAAGAATCAATTCAAAGAACGTCTGTGAGAAGTCCTGAAAGTCACTCACAGAGGAAAACACCCGTTCAAAGTGATCAGGAGTCTCATCAGACCCCATTTGACATGCCAACATTTTCATCTGATTCTCATAAATCTTTTGGTCAAACAGCTTCCCCCCCTTCCTATGTAAATGCTAGTTCTAATGAGGCAAATGTTCACGTAGATATGTCTCCTAGATCTGAAGAAAATTTGGAATCATCGGAAGATGTATGGCTGACTGTATCAGAAATTCCTCTTTTCACACAACCCACGAGTGCTCCACCACCTTCAAGGCCCCCTCCCCCCAGGCCAGTACAGGTTTCAAATTCAAGGGGAAGATCAGGTTCCCCTGCTTACACGAATTCAAGAAAGATGAATGAGTACAATTCTTTCCCGAATTCTGCCCGATTCTCTCAGGGTCCCAAGTCAGCTTCTGCTGCAGCGAGTGACTCAGTTGCATCTCCCTTTGATGACCTTGAAGACTTTGCCACGGGTAGGAGTCAAAATAATGTTGATGAGAGTGCAAATGGTGTTCCTAGTGAAGAATTGGAGATGAACTCAGTTGCTGCTGCCATGAAGGAGGCTATGGATAAAGCTGAGGCTAAATTCAGACATGCAAGGGAagtaagggaaagagagagtacAAAAGCTGCTAGAAGTAGAGATACTGTGCAGTtagaaaaagatgagagaacTACGCAAGATGAGAGAGTATTAAGAGAGAAACAAGAAAGGATAGACCGTGAACGGTTGCAGAGAGAAAGGgcagaggaagagagggaacaAAAAAGACTtcagaaggagagggagagagctaGGGAAATTGAGAGGGAAAGGGAGGAGAAGGAGAGAGAACAGAGGAGGCTTGAGAAGGAAAGGGAGAGAGCGAGGCAAGCTGTGGAAAGGGCTACTAGGGAGGCACGTGAAAGAGCTGCTATTGATGCTCGCCTCAGAGCTGAAAAAGCTGCTGTTGAGAAGGCAAATTCTGAAGCTCGAGAGCGTGCTGAAAGGGCTGCTGTCCAGAGAGCACAAGCTGAAGCCCGTGAAAGGGCAGCCGCAGATGCGAAGGAAAGGGCTGAAAGGGCTGCAACAGAAGCAAAGGAGAGAGCTGCAGTAGCAAGGGCTGAAGCTGAAGCACGAGTAAGGGCTGAACGAGCTGCTGTAGAAAGGGCTGCAGCAGAGGCTCGAGAAAGGGCTGCAGCTGCTGCGAGGATGAACCaacaaaagaatgaaaatgatcttgaaTCCTTCTTTAGCATGGGTCGAGCCAGCAGTGTGCCAAGGCCTAGGGGCAACTCTTCA AACAGGCAAGAGCCTGAAGTGGCGAGAAAATCTGCAACAGCTTCCACAAACATTAGGAAAGCAAATTCGGCAACAAATATTGTTGACGATCTTTCGTCAATTTTTGGAG CTGCTCCATCATCTGGAGAGTTCCAGGATGTTGAAGGAGAAACTGAAGACAGGCGAAGAGCCAGGTTGGAACGCCACCAGAGGACCCAGGAGCGTGCG GCTAAAGCACTAGCTGAGAAGAATGAGAGGGACCTTCAAACTCAGAGGGAACAAGCCGAGAGACAT AGGATTGCGGAAACACTGGATGCTGAGATCAAGCGTTGGGCTTCAGGGAAAGAGGGGAATTTGCGTGCTTTGCTCTCAACTATGCAATAT GTACTCTGGCCTGAATGTGGTTGGCAGCCAGTTTCTTTGACTGATATGATTACAGGGCCTGCAGTTAAAAAGGCATATAGGAAGGCAACCTTGTGCATCCACCCTGATAAGGTGCAACAAAAGGGTGCCACCCTTCAACAGAAATATGTTGCTGAGAAGGTGTTTGACCTCCTAAAG GAAGCTTGGAACAAGTTCAATTCTGA
- the LOC142630334 gene encoding auxilin-related protein 2 isoform X1 produces the protein MNDFEGLLASDFGFKPQGKSAPMAGSKSTSATTVGGSSTRPRSSSNSFEDRDSLFTTNPQQKPQDFGSGFGDLFGSARYATKSETTAAASSSFNFDMFRDSGAPVKSSSSSSAPPPPVYDKPVYDDDIFDGVPGLKSSSASAKYEDVFTSVAASSSPPKRSGSGSDAFDDLLGGFGKVERESKGSGVNVKRSQREEKKSVPDFDDLLPGFGGSRVPSERPTSETSWSSEPTVNAARSPSSDMEDPFKILESTTRPVVSSPEHFVDPLEEISKLNNSRSTKSEDFSAANGGVYDDADPFEGLGKSVPAFSSERNNKGKDKSPSRTDTNASWNRTSTSKESIQRTSVRSPESHSQRKTPVQSDQESHQTPFDMPTFSSDSHKSFGQTASPPSYVNASSNEANVHVDMSPRSEENLESSEDVWLTVSEIPLFTQPTSAPPPSRPPPPRPVQVSNSRGRSGSPAYTNSRKMNEYNSFPNSARFSQGPKSASAAASDSVASPFDDLEDFATGRSQNNVDESANGVPSEELEMNSVAAAMKEAMDKAEAKFRHAREVRERESTKAARSRDTVQLEKDERTTQDERVLREKQERIDRERLQRERAEEEREQKRLQKERERAREIEREREEKEREQRRLEKERERARQAVERATREARERAAIDARLRAEKAAVEKANSEARERAERAAVQRAQAEARERAAADAKERAERAATEAKERAAVARAEAEARVRAERAAVERAAAEARERAAAAARMNQQKNENDLESFFSMGRASSVPRPRGNSSELFDSQFQNRQEPEVARKSATASTNIRKANSATNIVDDLSSIFGAAPSSGEFQDVEGETEDRRRARLERHQRTQERAAKALAEKNERDLQTQREQAERHRIAETLDAEIKRWASGKEGNLRALLSTMQYVLWPECGWQPVSLTDMITGPAVKKAYRKATLCIHPDKVQQKGATLQQKYVAEKVFDLLKEAWNKFNSEELF, from the exons ATGAACGACTTCGAGGGCCTATTAGCCTCCGATTTTGGCTTCAAACCCCAAGGCAAATCGGCTCCGATGGCCGGTTCCAAATCCACCTCCGCCACCACCGTCGGAGGATCATCAACGCGTCCTCGCTCCTCCTCCAATTCCTTCGAGGATCGCGATTCTCTCTTCACCACCAACCCGCAGCAGAAACCCCAAGATTTCGGTTCCGGATTCGGCGATCTCTTCGGCTCCGCTCGCTACGCCACCAAATCGGAGACCACCGCCGCGGCTTCTTCCTCCTTCAATTTCGATATGTTTCGCGATTCCGGTGCTCCGGTGAAGTCTTCGTCTTCATCGTCGGCGCCTCCTCCTCCGGTCTACGACAAGCCGGTTTACGATGATGACATTTTCGACGGCGTCCCCGGGCTCAAGAGCTCGTCGGCTAGCGCGAAGTACGAAGACGTTTTCACGTCGGTTGCAGCTTCATCGTCGCCGCCGAAACGGAGCGGCAGCGGGAGCGATGCGTTTGACGATCTTCTAGGGGGGTTCGGGAAGGTGGAGCGTGAGTCAAAGGGTTCGGGCGTAAATGTAAAGCGATCGCAGAGGGAGGAGAAGAAGAGTGTGCCGGATTTCGATGATTTGCTACCCGGCTTCGGTGGTTCTAGGGTTCCTAGTGAAAG GCCAACTTCAGAGACCAGTTGGTCCTCAGAACCAACTGTCAATGCAGCTAGATCTCCCTCCAGCGACATGGAAGACCCCTTTAAAATATTAGAATCAACTACACGTCCTGTTGTTTCATCTCCTGAGCACTTTGTTGATCCATTAGAAGAAATTAGTAAGCTCAATAATTCACGAAGCACAAAAAGTGAGGATTTTTCTGCTGCTAATGGAGGAGTATATGATGATGCTGACCCCTTTGAAGGCCTTGGGAAATCTGTACCAGCATTTTCATCAGAGAGGAATAACAAGGGGAAGGACAAGAGTCCTTCAAGGACAGATACGAACGCGAGTTGGAACAGAACTTCCACTAGTAAAGAATCAATTCAAAGAACGTCTGTGAGAAGTCCTGAAAGTCACTCACAGAGGAAAACACCCGTTCAAAGTGATCAGGAGTCTCATCAGACCCCATTTGACATGCCAACATTTTCATCTGATTCTCATAAATCTTTTGGTCAAACAGCTTCCCCCCCTTCCTATGTAAATGCTAGTTCTAATGAGGCAAATGTTCACGTAGATATGTCTCCTAGATCTGAAGAAAATTTGGAATCATCGGAAGATGTATGGCTGACTGTATCAGAAATTCCTCTTTTCACACAACCCACGAGTGCTCCACCACCTTCAAGGCCCCCTCCCCCCAGGCCAGTACAGGTTTCAAATTCAAGGGGAAGATCAGGTTCCCCTGCTTACACGAATTCAAGAAAGATGAATGAGTACAATTCTTTCCCGAATTCTGCCCGATTCTCTCAGGGTCCCAAGTCAGCTTCTGCTGCAGCGAGTGACTCAGTTGCATCTCCCTTTGATGACCTTGAAGACTTTGCCACGGGTAGGAGTCAAAATAATGTTGATGAGAGTGCAAATGGTGTTCCTAGTGAAGAATTGGAGATGAACTCAGTTGCTGCTGCCATGAAGGAGGCTATGGATAAAGCTGAGGCTAAATTCAGACATGCAAGGGAagtaagggaaagagagagtacAAAAGCTGCTAGAAGTAGAGATACTGTGCAGTtagaaaaagatgagagaacTACGCAAGATGAGAGAGTATTAAGAGAGAAACAAGAAAGGATAGACCGTGAACGGTTGCAGAGAGAAAGGgcagaggaagagagggaacaAAAAAGACTtcagaaggagagggagagagctaGGGAAATTGAGAGGGAAAGGGAGGAGAAGGAGAGAGAACAGAGGAGGCTTGAGAAGGAAAGGGAGAGAGCGAGGCAAGCTGTGGAAAGGGCTACTAGGGAGGCACGTGAAAGAGCTGCTATTGATGCTCGCCTCAGAGCTGAAAAAGCTGCTGTTGAGAAGGCAAATTCTGAAGCTCGAGAGCGTGCTGAAAGGGCTGCTGTCCAGAGAGCACAAGCTGAAGCCCGTGAAAGGGCAGCCGCAGATGCGAAGGAAAGGGCTGAAAGGGCTGCAACAGAAGCAAAGGAGAGAGCTGCAGTAGCAAGGGCTGAAGCTGAAGCACGAGTAAGGGCTGAACGAGCTGCTGTAGAAAGGGCTGCAGCAGAGGCTCGAGAAAGGGCTGCAGCTGCTGCGAGGATGAACCaacaaaagaatgaaaatgatcttgaaTCCTTCTTTAGCATGGGTCGAGCCAGCAGTGTGCCAAGGCCTAGGGGCAACTCTTCA GAACTATTTGATTCCCAATTTCAGAACAGGCAAGAGCCTGAAGTGGCGAGAAAATCTGCAACAGCTTCCACAAACATTAGGAAAGCAAATTCGGCAACAAATATTGTTGACGATCTTTCGTCAATTTTTGGAG CTGCTCCATCATCTGGAGAGTTCCAGGATGTTGAAGGAGAAACTGAAGACAGGCGAAGAGCCAGGTTGGAACGCCACCAGAGGACCCAGGAGCGTGCG GCTAAAGCACTAGCTGAGAAGAATGAGAGGGACCTTCAAACTCAGAGGGAACAAGCCGAGAGACAT AGGATTGCGGAAACACTGGATGCTGAGATCAAGCGTTGGGCTTCAGGGAAAGAGGGGAATTTGCGTGCTTTGCTCTCAACTATGCAATAT GTACTCTGGCCTGAATGTGGTTGGCAGCCAGTTTCTTTGACTGATATGATTACAGGGCCTGCAGTTAAAAAGGCATATAGGAAGGCAACCTTGTGCATCCACCCTGATAAGGTGCAACAAAAGGGTGCCACCCTTCAACAGAAATATGTTGCTGAGAAGGTGTTTGACCTCCTAAAG GAAGCTTGGAACAAGTTCAATTCTGA